The Arachis duranensis cultivar V14167 chromosome 2, aradu.V14167.gnm2.J7QH, whole genome shotgun sequence genome has a window encoding:
- the LOC107474364 gene encoding uncharacterized protein LOC107474364: MRHPVLFFKDKKSFKPHLPLVSPVLPRPSKLFYPIWNHPLPPLFNLHALVHYPLNLYPTPRGGINAITLRSGTKLQERSLEESSPKEVTQDEDVVGVEKVEEEDEVQEVVEEEFAQPRDGVSKEGNVLEEATPILFPTLARKTKKQVELDPKMVEILKKERIHDLETIPLGSSISALMGAIPEKYGDLSPCLVTCTIDGVQFVDCMCDLGACVSIMPLSVYDTLKFPPLKRSTARFVLADKSIISMVGIAKDVRMGIKGLVFSINFHILEMPPSDTERTSSILLGKPFLKTSRFKFDAFSGTYSFEIDGRAVSFSLDEAMRHQPEDHSIFWCDLIDNVVAEVHHNGFDKKSIIHGPSVGNSHQCEEDTLPPPMLPDDQVSSHEQSVDLKPLPPHLKYAYLEENQKLLILSILPIFGLP, translated from the exons ATGAGACACCCCGTTCTATTCTTCAAAGACAAAAAGAGCTTCAAACCACACTTGCCTCTAGTCTCACCGGTCTTACCTCGACCATCCAAACTCTTTTATCCCATATGGAACCACCCTCTACCTCCGCTATTCAACCTTCATGCTCTAGTGCACTACCCTCTCAACCTTTATCCAACCCCAAGGGGTGGCATCAATGCTATCACCTTGAGGTCTGGAACTAAATTGCAAGAGAGGAGTCTCGAGGAGTCAAGCCCAAAGGAAGTCACTCAAGATGAGGATGTGGTTGGGGTAGAAAAAGTCGAAGAGGAGGATGAGGTACAAGAGGTAGTTGAAGAAGAATTCGCTCAACCAAGGGATGGAGTTTCTAAGGAAGGAAATGTCTTGGAAGAAGCTACTCCAATTCTATTTCCTACATTAGCAAGGAAGACCAAGAAGCAAGTGGAGCTAGATCCCAAGATGGTGGAGATATTAAAAAAG GAAAGAATTCAtgatttagaaactattccATTGGGGAGCTCAATTTCTGCTTTGATGGGTGCTATACCGGAGAAATATGGTGATCTCAGTCCTTGTCTAGTCACTTGCACTATAGATGGTGTACAATTTGTTGATTGCATGTGTGATCTAGGTGCTTGTGTTAGCATTATGCCTCTATCTGTTTATGATACATTGAAGTTCCCACCATTGAAACGGTCGACGGCCCGATTTGTTTTGGCGGATAAGAGCATAATATCTATGGTTGGTATTGCGAAAGATGTTCGAATGGGTATAAAGGGGTTGGTCTTCTCGATTAATTTCCATATTCTTGAGATGCCCCCTAGTGACACTGAAAGGACATCATCTATCTTGCTTGGGAAGCCATTTTTGAAGACCTCCCGATTTAAATTCGATGCTTTTTCgggtacttattcttttgaGATTGATGGAAGAGCTGTGAGCTTTAGTCTTGATGAAGCCATGAGGCATCAACCAGAGGATCACTCTATTTTCTGGTGTGATTTGATTGATAATGTTGTGGCCGAAGTCCACCATAATGGCTTTGATAAGAAGAGTATAATTCATGGTCCAAGTGTGGGAAACTCCCATCAATGTGAAGAGGACACCTTGCCACCTCCAATGTTACCGGATGATCAAGTGTCAAGTCATGAACAAAGTGTAGATTTGAAACCACTTCCACCCCACCTAAAATATGCCTATCTTGAAGAAAATCAAAAGCTCCTG ATTTTGAGTATACTCCCCATATTTGGCTTGCCGTAG